Proteins encoded in a region of the Dreissena polymorpha isolate Duluth1 chromosome 6, UMN_Dpol_1.0, whole genome shotgun sequence genome:
- the LOC127833584 gene encoding uncharacterized protein DDB_G0271670-like: SSSSSSSSSSSSSSSSSSSSSSSCSSSSSSSSSSRSSRSCISSSSRSSSSSSSSSSSSSSSSSSSSSSSSSSRSSSSSSSSSSSSSSSSSSRSSSSSSSSRSSSSSSSSSSRSSSSSSSSSSSSSSSSSSRSRSSRSSSSSSRSSSSSRSSRSSSSSSSSSSSSSSSSSSSSSRSN; encoded by the exons agtagtagtagtagtagtagtagtagtagtagtagtagtagtagtagtagtagtagtagtagtagcagttgtagtagtagtagtagtagtagcagtagtagtagaagtagtagaagttgtattagtagtagtagtcgtagtagtagtagtagtagtagtagtagtagtagtagtagtagtagtagtagtagtagtagtagtagtagtagtagtagtagaagtagtagtagtagtagtagtagtagtagtagtagtagtagtagtagtagtagtagaagtagtagtagtagtagtagtagtagaagtagtagtagtagtagtagtagtagtagtcgtagtagtagtagtagcagtagtagtagtagtagtagtagtagtagtagtagtagtagaagtagaagtagtagaagtagtagtagtagta gtagaagtagtagtagtagtagaagtagtagaagtagtagtagtagtagtagtagtagtagtagtagtagtagtagtagtagtagtagtagtagtagaagtaat